Proteins co-encoded in one Actinomadura luteofluorescens genomic window:
- a CDS encoding WD40 repeat domain-containing protein, with the protein MRRCSASGRRCVWDTSTGDQLVVLDAHEARVAGVAWSPDGFMIATASYDRTVRLWAGRTYAEIGVHRGPVVSVTGLRTARPSYPPPSTAPPGSGPSTSTSTP; encoded by the coding sequence ATGAGGCGCTGTTCCGCCAGTGGGCGGCGCTGCGTCTGGGACACCAGCACCGGCGATCAACTGGTCGTCCTCGACGCCCACGAGGCCCGCGTCGCCGGCGTGGCCTGGTCACCCGACGGCTTCATGATCGCCACTGCGTCCTACGACCGCACCGTCCGTCTGTGGGCGGGAAGGACCTACGCCGAGATCGGCGTCCATCGCGGCCCGGTCGTCTCCGTCACTGGACTCCGGACAGCCAGACCGTCATATCCGCCTCCTTCGACGGCACCGCCCGGCTCTGGCCCTTCGACGTCGACCTCGACGCCTTGA
- a CDS encoding 5-methylcytosine restriction system specificity protein McrC, translated as MDEGQAIRIVPDFVHYTDDGAPQAVADAKYKAERPDGFPDADLYQMLAYCTALHLPDGHLIYAKGNAPHAAHRVRHTGITIHQHTLDLDQPPASLLDDVRILAWRLLPRTSRTAQSLHPVAFGHG; from the coding sequence CTGGACGAGGGTCAGGCGATCCGGATCGTGCCCGACTTCGTCCACTACACCGATGACGGCGCCCCGCAAGCCGTGGCCGACGCTAAGTACAAGGCCGAAAGACCCGATGGCTTCCCCGACGCGGACCTGTATCAGATGCTCGCCTACTGCACCGCCCTCCACCTCCCGGACGGGCACCTCATCTACGCGAAAGGCAACGCCCCGCACGCAGCCCACCGCGTCCGCCACACCGGCATCACCATCCACCAGCACACCCTCGACCTAGACCAGCCGCCAGCTAGCCTGCTCGACGACGTCCGGATCCTCGCCTGGCGCCTCCTGCCACGAACATCACGGACGGCGCAGAGCCTGCACCCTGTCGCCTTTGGGCACGGGTGA
- a CDS encoding McrC family protein yields MTDIALTEHGAALSLPLSEALGQAVAASRVVEAAPDPDASGRWRVRAAGKVGVATVTAHGGETLTIRITPKVPIRRLLFLLGYALDAKGWRDEDVALDAEPELLPALARLFEQQADRALRQGLLQGYRTTEETSLVMRGRLREADQLRRHHGEFPALEIVHDEYTTDIAENRLLRTATDRLLRLRCVSRNLRGRL; encoded by the coding sequence ATGACGGACATCGCTCTCACCGAGCACGGGGCGGCACTGTCGCTGCCCTTGTCCGAAGCACTCGGCCAGGCCGTGGCTGCCTCACGCGTGGTCGAGGCCGCGCCGGATCCGGACGCGTCCGGACGGTGGCGGGTGAGGGCCGCGGGCAAGGTCGGAGTCGCGACCGTGACTGCACACGGCGGCGAGACCCTCACCATCCGGATCACGCCGAAAGTACCGATCCGCCGCTTGCTCTTCTTGCTCGGGTACGCGCTCGACGCCAAGGGCTGGCGAGACGAGGACGTGGCCCTCGACGCGGAGCCCGAACTCCTGCCCGCACTCGCACGTCTCTTCGAGCAGCAAGCTGACCGGGCCCTCCGCCAGGGACTTCTTCAGGGGTATCGCACCACCGAGGAGACCTCCCTGGTCATGCGCGGGCGACTGCGAGAGGCCGACCAACTCCGGCGGCATCACGGTGAGTTCCCCGCCCTTGAGATCGTCCACGACGAGTACACAACCGACATCGCCGAGAATCGGCTCTTGCGAACCGCCACCGACCGCCTCCTCCGCTTGCGGTGTGTTTCGAGGAATCTGCGCGGCCGACTGTGA
- a CDS encoding JmjC domain-containing protein has protein sequence MIDLIVEVLGGDRFLAQDLGRAHRVYPASSADRDRFAGLLAWAALNQLLDTHRLEPPRLRLSADGATIPASEYCQRRTYRRMPPWEAPQPHLVAEQLRNGATLVLDAIEEMHPPIGAMVSTLERHLRTGVQVNAYASWTAREGFGVHWDDHDVIVLQVSGAKGWRIYGPTRPAPLYRDVEFDDTPPEHPIDEFVLQAGDALHVPRGWWHAAAVSTGQHSLHLTCGLGTHTGVDLLSWVVDELRAQPSVRADLPRRAGPDAQAVWCHEMSKLLVERLNDPSMIDAYLAARDAASGARGGFSLPHAVHERLKDDPDLLVRLVTSRAVLHRTEQTLTLEAAGQRWTLASQATPLLDALISGRPATLSTLAQAANVTTDQAVDLLDQLLRSGIIAVGEA, from the coding sequence GTGATCGACTTGATCGTCGAGGTTCTGGGCGGGGACCGGTTCCTCGCTCAGGACCTGGGCCGCGCCCACCGGGTCTATCCCGCATCGTCCGCCGACCGAGACCGGTTCGCCGGTCTGCTGGCTTGGGCGGCACTGAACCAACTCCTTGACACTCATCGGCTGGAGCCGCCGCGTCTTCGGCTGTCCGCCGACGGTGCCACCATCCCGGCGTCGGAGTACTGCCAGCGCCGGACGTACCGGCGTATGCCGCCGTGGGAAGCTCCGCAGCCGCATCTCGTCGCTGAGCAGCTCCGCAACGGCGCGACGCTGGTTCTGGATGCGATCGAGGAAATGCATCCGCCGATTGGTGCCATGGTGAGCACGCTCGAGCGCCATCTCCGGACGGGCGTGCAGGTCAACGCCTATGCTTCTTGGACGGCGCGAGAAGGCTTCGGCGTCCACTGGGACGACCACGACGTCATCGTCCTCCAGGTATCGGGAGCCAAAGGCTGGCGGATCTACGGCCCCACCCGTCCCGCTCCGCTGTATCGAGACGTCGAGTTCGACGACACACCACCCGAGCATCCGATCGATGAGTTCGTCCTCCAGGCCGGGGACGCCTTGCATGTCCCGCGCGGTTGGTGGCACGCCGCTGCCGTGTCCACCGGACAGCACTCGCTCCACCTGACCTGCGGGCTGGGCACGCACACCGGGGTCGACCTGCTGTCATGGGTGGTGGACGAGCTACGTGCGCAGCCATCCGTCCGCGCCGACCTCCCGCGCCGGGCCGGCCCGGACGCCCAGGCGGTCTGGTGCCATGAGATGAGCAAGCTGCTGGTCGAACGCCTCAACGACCCTTCGATGATCGATGCATATTTGGCCGCGCGTGATGCCGCCTCCGGGGCTCGCGGCGGCTTCTCGTTGCCACACGCGGTGCACGAGCGGCTCAAGGACGACCCCGATCTACTCGTCCGGCTCGTGACGTCCCGGGCCGTCCTGCACCGCACCGAGCAGACCCTGACCTTGGAGGCCGCCGGCCAACGCTGGACACTCGCATCTCAAGCGACCCCGCTCCTGGATGCGCTCATCTCCGGACGGCCGGCCACGCTCAGCACTCTGGCCCAGGCCGCGAACGTCACCACCGACCAAGCCGTCGACCTGCTCGACCAGTTGTTGCGCAGCGGGATCATCGCCGTGGGCGAAGCATGA
- a CDS encoding effector-associated constant component EACC1, with translation MQVAVVTDENDLRSLYQWLRRDDSLRGLEVHLSHAPPRPDDMGPVPALIQAVLEPQGVVTAFISGVVTWAAARRKVVRIRVRDGEKEVEISGTGIKDPEEVAARIVRDLHDS, from the coding sequence ATGCAGGTAGCTGTGGTTACCGACGAAAATGATCTTCGATCGCTCTACCAGTGGTTGCGCAGAGACGACTCGTTGCGGGGTCTCGAGGTCCACCTCAGCCACGCACCACCGCGACCAGACGACATGGGACCGGTGCCCGCTCTTATCCAGGCCGTGCTAGAGCCGCAGGGTGTTGTCACGGCCTTCATCTCTGGTGTCGTGACCTGGGCGGCCGCCCGCCGGAAGGTCGTTCGAATCCGCGTGCGCGACGGTGAGAAGGAAGTCGAGATCAGCGGAACGGGCATCAAAGACCCGGAAGAGGTAGCAGCGCGGATCGTCCGTGATCTGCATGATTCCTGA
- a CDS encoding caspase family protein, with protein sequence MVNQLSAAHRHKSLTVKPPPHRSIPAVSYAVLDQQQVLLVNSENPCLKVVKRLLDGLGFQTVTADLYEVTSGNIRLNSISCMILLFRLDSKMDHQDVYEVSALQNRPPAILLGDPYSIAIRQVAEACKFEDVVGVNELDENGALLRKSIQYAISLREGRRLKNGLDKSRSGRQENTMRGRLPDRGKSSVILMGAARYKDPALHELPAVRNNLTQLASALSDPRFGGFAGDRVHTILNPELNDGGVISQIAEQTQDALLFYFSGHGLLEADGEFFLALRESRAMKPRFSAFPYQWIRSMMLESPARSRIVILDCCFAGRAMEAMADQSSALVGQLDVAGAYTLAATAPNRTARAPKNHRYTAFSGELIRILSSGVANAGPLLRIADIYAPLTHSLRMRNYPLPHQQGTDTVADLALVKNRASY encoded by the coding sequence ATGGTGAATCAACTGAGTGCGGCTCATCGTCACAAATCCCTGACCGTCAAACCTCCACCCCATCGATCCATTCCTGCAGTCAGCTATGCTGTTCTCGATCAACAGCAAGTGCTCTTGGTTAACTCTGAAAATCCTTGCTTAAAGGTCGTTAAACGACTGCTTGACGGACTAGGGTTCCAGACGGTTACGGCAGATCTATACGAAGTCACTTCGGGCAACATAAGGCTGAACTCAATCTCCTGTATGATCCTTCTATTTCGACTAGATTCCAAAATGGATCATCAGGATGTTTATGAGGTGAGCGCTCTCCAGAACAGACCGCCTGCGATCTTGCTCGGCGACCCGTACAGTATCGCTATTAGGCAAGTCGCCGAGGCGTGCAAGTTTGAGGATGTTGTTGGGGTAAACGAACTCGATGAAAATGGCGCCCTGTTGCGCAAGAGTATTCAATATGCCATTTCTCTGCGCGAAGGTAGGCGTTTGAAGAATGGGCTCGACAAGTCCCGTAGTGGGCGTCAGGAAAACACCATGCGGGGACGGCTCCCGGACCGAGGGAAGTCATCGGTCATCCTCATGGGAGCAGCAAGATACAAAGATCCGGCGCTGCACGAATTGCCTGCGGTGAGAAATAACTTGACGCAGCTGGCGAGCGCTCTGAGTGATCCGCGCTTCGGGGGATTCGCCGGAGATCGTGTACACACTATTTTGAATCCTGAACTGAACGACGGTGGCGTCATATCGCAAATCGCTGAGCAGACTCAAGACGCTCTGCTCTTCTATTTCTCCGGTCACGGCCTTCTGGAGGCTGATGGGGAATTCTTTCTGGCATTGCGTGAATCTCGCGCCATGAAGCCTAGATTCAGCGCATTCCCCTACCAATGGATTAGAAGCATGATGCTCGAAAGTCCGGCTAGGAGCCGTATCGTGATCCTCGACTGCTGCTTCGCGGGAAGGGCAATGGAGGCTATGGCGGACCAAAGCTCGGCACTCGTTGGTCAACTCGATGTGGCAGGAGCTTATACCCTGGCGGCCACTGCGCCGAATCGCACAGCTCGCGCACCCAAGAATCATAGATACACTGCTTTTTCTGGGGAACTTATCCGTATCCTTTCCAGTGGCGTAGCTAATGCCGGGCCGTTGCTTAGGATCGCCGATATTTATGCGCCGTTGACCCATTCATTGCGAATGAGAAACTATCCTCTCCCGCATCAGCAAGGCACCGACACCGTCGCTGATTTGGCCTTGGTGAAAAACCGAGCAAGTTACTAG
- a CDS encoding NIPSNAP family protein: MPKTVQLRTYTIREGLLEEWAARWRESVMPLRLKLGFGIGGAWLDHERSRFVWVIWYEGEETFEEANQRYWASPEREAMGLDPSEYLVDRDVRVVEQVY; this comes from the coding sequence GTGCCGAAGACCGTCCAGTTGAGGACGTACACGATCAGGGAAGGCCTGCTTGAGGAGTGGGCGGCCAGATGGCGGGAGTCGGTGATGCCGCTGCGGTTGAAGCTGGGATTCGGGATCGGGGGTGCCTGGCTTGATCATGAGCGCAGCCGGTTCGTGTGGGTGATCTGGTACGAGGGGGAGGAGACGTTCGAGGAGGCGAACCAGCGGTACTGGGCGTCGCCGGAGCGGGAGGCGATGGGGCTGGACCCGTCCGAGTACCTGGTCGATCGGGACGTGCGGGTGGTCGAGCAGGTCTACTGA
- a CDS encoding DUF4357 domain-containing protein, producing MADNNPKFHLRLRNGGPLAHGRLLNERGTKNSRKFKVLAGSLARPDTAPLFHETNAASNRTREELISEGALVTSTKWPDYLEATRDITCNSASAAAEILLGRNSNGQVVWKTPEGHPLGDYIAREGWGRRRTWLVRGAHASDTDIVQRLWLTEGYVTLAATRLQRANLKQGMSKDALRRLVEDAYESTSSYSRRSQLVEAFHIFVSRMKPGDAVCTLSENGLYVGEITGPVGHVDLGPGRLNLQRQVEWRSTKHPYEELPEEVQQKLSIQHNVADITSVQAIIDGLGRSDEDLADEAQETVDGAVPALAARRELELPEPSGKLAMELLIHDAAWLREVRDLLWDERQLIFYGPPGTGKTYLAQKLAEFLGGGREQVKLVQFHPSYAYEDFFEGFRPQEDPDTRQVAFRLTAGPLRELADLASSEGNRHVPHFLIIDEINRANLAKVFGELYFLLEYRNRSVRLTYSNDDFALPPNLFVIGTMNTADRSIALVDSAMRRRFAFVELSPRTEPTKGMLRRWLAAKERGTEPADLLDELNRRIPDPDFQVGPSYLMKPGVYRDGGLERTWRTKILPLLEEYHYGEDVKVEHRYGLESLRGSITPPQA from the coding sequence ATGGCCGACAACAACCCTAAGTTCCATCTGCGCCTGCGGAACGGCGGCCCCCTAGCGCACGGGCGGCTGCTGAACGAGCGGGGGACGAAGAACAGCCGAAAGTTCAAAGTGCTCGCCGGGTCCCTCGCACGTCCCGACACCGCGCCGTTGTTCCATGAGACTAACGCGGCCTCAAACCGAACTCGCGAAGAGCTGATCAGCGAAGGTGCGCTGGTGACGTCCACGAAGTGGCCTGATTACCTCGAGGCGACCCGTGACATCACCTGCAACTCCGCATCGGCGGCCGCGGAGATCCTTCTCGGCCGCAACTCCAACGGACAGGTGGTCTGGAAAACCCCGGAAGGACATCCGCTCGGGGACTACATCGCCCGGGAGGGATGGGGGCGGAGGCGCACGTGGCTCGTCCGAGGGGCGCACGCGTCCGACACCGATATCGTCCAGCGACTGTGGCTGACGGAGGGATACGTGACTCTCGCCGCAACGCGGCTCCAGCGGGCGAACCTCAAGCAGGGAATGAGCAAGGATGCGCTGCGCCGTCTGGTGGAAGACGCCTACGAGTCCACATCGTCCTACAGCCGGCGTAGTCAGCTGGTCGAGGCGTTCCACATCTTTGTGTCCAGGATGAAGCCGGGCGATGCCGTGTGCACCCTCTCCGAAAATGGGTTGTACGTCGGCGAGATAACCGGCCCAGTTGGACATGTCGATCTCGGGCCTGGCCGGTTGAACTTGCAACGCCAGGTGGAATGGCGAAGCACCAAGCACCCTTACGAAGAGCTGCCCGAGGAAGTACAGCAAAAACTTTCAATCCAGCACAACGTCGCGGACATTACGTCAGTCCAGGCCATCATCGATGGGCTCGGCCGGAGCGATGAGGACCTCGCGGACGAGGCGCAGGAGACAGTAGATGGTGCGGTTCCCGCGCTCGCCGCGCGCCGGGAACTGGAACTCCCGGAGCCAAGCGGAAAACTCGCGATGGAGCTGCTCATCCACGACGCAGCCTGGCTGCGCGAAGTCCGCGACCTGCTGTGGGACGAACGGCAACTCATCTTCTACGGGCCGCCAGGCACCGGCAAGACCTACCTCGCACAGAAGCTGGCGGAGTTCCTCGGTGGCGGGCGGGAGCAGGTCAAGCTGGTGCAGTTCCACCCGTCCTACGCCTACGAGGACTTCTTCGAGGGATTCCGGCCGCAGGAGGACCCCGACACCCGGCAGGTCGCGTTCCGGCTGACGGCCGGCCCCCTGCGCGAACTCGCTGACCTCGCCTCCAGTGAGGGCAACCGGCACGTCCCGCACTTCCTCATCATCGACGAGATCAACCGGGCCAACCTGGCGAAGGTGTTCGGCGAGCTGTACTTCCTGCTGGAGTACCGCAACCGGTCGGTGCGGCTGACCTACTCCAACGACGACTTCGCCCTGCCCCCCAACCTGTTCGTCATCGGCACCATGAACACCGCTGACCGGTCCATCGCACTCGTGGACTCCGCGATGCGCCGCCGCTTCGCGTTCGTCGAACTGTCCCCCCGCACCGAACCGACCAAGGGGATGCTGCGTCGCTGGCTCGCCGCCAAGGAACGTGGCACCGAGCCCGCCGACCTGCTGGACGAACTGAACCGCCGGATCCCCGACCCGGACTTCCAGGTCGGTCCGTCCTACCTGATGAAGCCGGGCGTGTACCGCGACGGAGGGCTGGAGCGCACCTGGCGCACCAAGATCCTTCCGCTGTTGGAGGAGTACCACTACGGAGAGGACGTGAAGGTCGAGCACAGGTACGGCCTTGAGTCCCTGCGCGGCTCGATCACTCCGCCACAGGCATGA
- a CDS encoding alpha/beta fold hydrolase translates to MTDIVHMWHDERGSGDPVVLLHGGLTDGRCFTGNLDGLAGTFTTYLPDRRGHGRTPDAPGPITMELMAQDTIAFLEHVVGGPARLVGYSAGGTVALRVATRRPDLVERLVLISTAYDLEGLIFKPSADGEMPAELVDAYAEVSPDGRDHFAVVIGKIAHAAATEPSPDPAELRAVTPRTLVLSGDDDLVTLDHTVALYRALPTAELAVLPNASHLLLMEHAEAVRAMVLAFLTTDATPTYMPIARAPEAK, encoded by the coding sequence ATGACCGACATCGTTCACATGTGGCATGACGAGCGCGGCAGCGGCGACCCGGTGGTGCTCCTGCACGGCGGGCTGACCGACGGCCGCTGCTTCACCGGCAACCTCGACGGGCTCGCCGGCACGTTCACGACCTACCTGCCCGACCGCCGCGGCCACGGCCGCACGCCCGACGCCCCCGGCCCGATCACCATGGAGCTCATGGCGCAGGACACGATCGCGTTCCTGGAGCATGTGGTCGGCGGCCCGGCCCGGCTGGTGGGCTACAGCGCCGGCGGGACGGTGGCGCTGCGGGTGGCGACGCGCCGCCCTGACCTGGTCGAGCGCCTCGTCCTGATCAGCACGGCCTACGACCTGGAAGGACTGATCTTCAAGCCGTCGGCGGACGGCGAGATGCCCGCGGAGCTCGTCGACGCCTACGCCGAGGTGTCGCCCGACGGCCGCGACCACTTCGCGGTCGTCATCGGCAAGATCGCGCACGCGGCCGCGACCGAGCCGAGCCCGGACCCGGCCGAGTTGCGCGCGGTGACGCCCCGGACCCTCGTCCTGTCCGGCGACGACGACCTGGTCACGCTCGACCACACGGTGGCCCTCTACCGGGCGCTGCCCACCGCCGAACTGGCCGTGCTCCCCAACGCCAGCCACCTACTCCTGATGGAACACGCCGAAGCGGTCCGCGCGATGGTCCTGGCATTCCTGACCACCGACGCAACCCCGACATACATGCCCATCGCACGCGCCCCCGAAGCGAAGTAG
- a CDS encoding aldo/keto reductase: MMTVLGLGTYRCRDVTAAARAAIAAGVTVIDTAPVYARGSAHAQLAGLLPDRPGLRISTKAGHMTRHQAQAARQAGLITSEEAAACHSIAPAYLRHRITANITEVGRGRLDLLYLHNPEHGAHGDRSRLLKRITQAFTIFEEAAHQGDIAGYGIATWSGFTSGAFTVQGLVTAARRAAGSTRTHLRAIQLPVNLIELTPVAQALHGAGPVAEASGAGLEVWASAPLNGGELIELVTSDLAEFIRPGSSRVVATLAVVASTPGLTGALLSASTAAHWREALNAFQRPAIQLPHLQDICRVLRA, encoded by the coding sequence ATGATGACGGTCCTCGGCCTGGGCACCTACCGATGCCGCGACGTGACCGCCGCCGCCCGCGCCGCCATCGCGGCGGGAGTCACCGTCATCGACACCGCGCCTGTCTACGCGCGAGGCAGCGCACATGCTCAATTGGCCGGTCTGCTACCCGACCGACCTGGGCTGCGCATCTCCACCAAGGCGGGCCACATGACCCGACACCAAGCCCAGGCCGCTCGACAGGCGGGCCTCATCACCTCCGAAGAGGCTGCCGCCTGCCACTCCATAGCGCCCGCCTACCTTCGACATCGCATCACCGCCAACATCACCGAGGTGGGCCGCGGCCGACTCGATCTGCTGTACCTGCACAACCCCGAACACGGCGCCCACGGAGACCGAAGCCGACTACTCAAGCGGATCACCCAAGCCTTCACGATCTTCGAGGAAGCCGCCCACCAAGGCGACATCGCCGGCTACGGCATCGCCACCTGGAGCGGCTTCACCAGCGGCGCCTTCACCGTTCAAGGCCTCGTCACCGCAGCGCGACGAGCGGCGGGTAGCACCCGAACCCATCTGCGGGCGATCCAACTACCCGTCAACCTCATCGAACTCACACCCGTTGCCCAAGCCCTCCACGGCGCCGGTCCCGTGGCGGAGGCCTCCGGGGCCGGTCTGGAGGTGTGGGCCTCTGCCCCACTGAACGGCGGCGAACTCATCGAGCTGGTCACTTCCGACCTGGCCGAGTTCATCAGGCCCGGGTCCTCCCGGGTCGTCGCGACGCTCGCGGTAGTGGCCTCCACGCCTGGACTCACCGGAGCCCTGCTTTCGGCGTCAACTGCGGCACACTGGCGAGAAGCACTCAACGCCTTCCAGCGTCCAGCCATTCAACTCCCGCATCTCCAGGACATCTGCCGTGTTCTTCGAGCCTGA
- a CDS encoding McrC family protein, which translates to MRLRVRLADVSPIGRGHEPPVWRPTRLNVRYQPAVRLAELVLQGISVEHRAGDITVSGFLLDMARVFEDFVTVALREVLKASGGYCALQGLPLPGRGSGDPDRARLRPLHR; encoded by the coding sequence GTGAGGCTGCGTGTCCGGCTGGCCGACGTCAGCCCGATCGGACGGGGCCACGAACCACCGGTGTGGCGCCCCACGCGGTTGAACGTCCGGTACCAGCCTGCGGTGCGTCTCGCCGAACTCGTTCTGCAGGGCATCTCCGTGGAGCACCGGGCCGGAGACATCACCGTCAGCGGCTTCCTGCTCGACATGGCACGCGTCTTCGAGGATTTCGTCACGGTCGCCCTACGCGAGGTGCTCAAAGCGAGCGGCGGCTACTGCGCACTCCAGGGCCTCCCACTACCTGGACGAGGGTCAGGCGATCCGGATCGTGCCCGACTTCGTCCACTACACCGATGA
- a CDS encoding SMODS-associated NUDIX domain-containing protein gives MLTGVAAGILATLITGVSAVFWRNRRDLRLLWGAVPYRRTTRVSVSALLRIRDDDFCVLFHTPYTSGSYGPPGGVCKYRSTAEPDLERIGFRPQRVAREGDPMRADLRGFVPRQKLPAFARWVRKGADRESGPECLRRELVEELAEIGHPELVYGIEKLDFMLIRTVVDGPHRVPGRDYRQIRFHHVYNLVTNDSRAVELRERLLELGRDGSEEYVICASGDDIIQGRQGDHLIGSHTAFLIGARKVWGELPSIR, from the coding sequence GTGCTCACTGGTGTGGCGGCGGGGATCCTCGCAACGCTGATCACGGGGGTTTCCGCGGTGTTCTGGCGTAACCGCCGCGATCTCCGCCTACTGTGGGGAGCGGTGCCGTACCGCAGGACGACGCGAGTGTCGGTGTCTGCCCTGCTCCGGATTCGGGACGACGACTTCTGCGTTCTCTTCCACACCCCGTATACGTCAGGTTCCTACGGTCCTCCAGGGGGTGTCTGCAAGTACCGCTCCACGGCCGAGCCTGATTTGGAGAGGATCGGGTTCCGCCCCCAGCGGGTCGCAAGGGAAGGTGACCCTATGCGCGCGGACCTCCGCGGCTTCGTACCACGGCAGAAGTTGCCCGCGTTCGCCCGCTGGGTGCGTAAAGGCGCGGATCGAGAAAGCGGCCCGGAGTGCCTCCGCAGGGAACTAGTGGAGGAACTCGCTGAGATCGGTCATCCGGAACTGGTCTACGGGATCGAGAAGCTGGATTTCATGCTAATCCGCACCGTGGTGGACGGACCCCACCGGGTCCCCGGGCGCGACTACCGCCAGATACGCTTCCACCACGTTTACAACCTAGTGACGAATGACAGCCGCGCGGTCGAACTCCGCGAACGACTGCTCGAGCTCGGCCGTGATGGGAGCGAGGAATACGTCATCTGCGCGTCGGGTGATGACATCATCCAAGGCCGTCAAGGTGATCACCTGATCGGGTCGCACACGGCTTTCCTCATCGGGGCTCGCAAGGTTTGGGGGGAGCTGCCTTCCATACGCTGA
- a CDS encoding VOC family protein, which produces MGFSPRFDHVGITVADLDTVTAFFVGLGMEADQKMAVEGEFLDTVIGMTGAATEIVMLRPPGGGTTLELSSFVRPDHLPGSPAAPANELGLRNVAFEVQDLRAAVDQAAADGYGLVGGIGEYEGLWRMAYVRGPEGIIVSLAERIQN; this is translated from the coding sequence ATGGGATTTTCACCGCGCTTCGACCACGTCGGTATCACCGTTGCCGACCTCGATACCGTGACGGCGTTCTTCGTCGGCCTCGGCATGGAGGCCGATCAGAAGATGGCCGTGGAAGGCGAGTTCCTGGACACGGTGATCGGCATGACCGGCGCTGCCACCGAAATCGTCATGCTTCGACCACCTGGCGGTGGAACGACGTTGGAGCTTTCGAGTTTCGTACGGCCTGATCACCTCCCGGGTTCACCAGCCGCACCGGCCAACGAACTGGGCCTGCGCAACGTCGCGTTCGAGGTCCAGGACCTGCGGGCCGCCGTCGACCAGGCCGCAGCCGACGGCTACGGGCTGGTAGGAGGCATCGGCGAATACGAGGGTTTGTGGCGGATGGCCTACGTCCGGGGACCTGAAGGAATTATCGTCTCACTGGCCGAGCGCATCCAGAATTAA
- a CDS encoding YqeB family protein, with translation MEVLTMPASTTLARSVWAQGALCAAAAVLLGGVAWLLDPLANWLVGLDRAPMRVPAELLVSIPEPWLGVGLVALGALAGAALILFDSLEQISVTVSGERVILKRTGHVQEIVRERVGHVFREKDRLVLLGLKGEEIAREKCDFSARRLAAVFTEHGYMWVAADPYDDEFRIWVPKTPELPELANALLAARAEALKSSPSGDSVKELRRELARNGIVVRDKGEQQYWRGPGRR, from the coding sequence ATGGAGGTCCTGACCATGCCTGCTTCCACCACGCTGGCCCGCTCGGTCTGGGCCCAGGGGGCGCTGTGCGCGGCGGCGGCGGTGCTGCTGGGCGGCGTCGCCTGGCTGCTCGATCCGCTGGCGAACTGGCTGGTGGGGCTTGATCGGGCGCCGATGCGGGTCCCTGCCGAGTTGCTGGTCTCCATCCCCGAGCCGTGGCTCGGCGTCGGCCTGGTCGCCCTGGGGGCGCTCGCAGGGGCGGCCTTGATCTTGTTCGATTCCCTGGAGCAGATCTCCGTCACCGTGTCCGGCGAGCGGGTGATCTTGAAGCGGACGGGCCACGTCCAGGAGATCGTCCGTGAACGGGTCGGCCACGTCTTCCGGGAGAAGGACCGGCTTGTGCTGCTCGGCCTCAAGGGCGAGGAGATCGCCCGGGAGAAGTGCGACTTCAGCGCCCGGCGCCTGGCCGCCGTCTTCACCGAACACGGTTACATGTGGGTTGCCGCTGATCCGTACGACGATGAGTTCCGGATCTGGGTCCCCAAGACTCCGGAACTGCCTGAACTGGCGAACGCACTGCTCGCGGCCCGCGCGGAGGCCCTGAAGTCCTCGCCTTCCGGCGACTCCGTCAAGGAACTGCGCCGCGAGCTGGCACGGAACGGCATCGTCGTACGGGACAAGGGCGAGCAACAGTACTGGCGCGGCCCCGGCCGGCGGTGA